The following proteins are co-located in the Polyangiaceae bacterium genome:
- a CDS encoding DUF4178 domain-containing protein, which yields MAVAQGTCPSCGAPIEFGLGSSLAKVCEYCRATVVRSDRGLENLGKVADLAMTPSLIAVGDQGTLGGRPFEVLGRVQLDHGKGPWDEYYVAFDYGQSWGWLAYAQGYWYVTQQVPGLGIPPYEALRPEMDVQLGHAGVFRVAEVKSGSIVSGEGELPGAFPPGFERYYADAYGQQNAFATLDYGDNSGTYSVFTGWVFDEPQLQVTQLGPRSVNKVKAAQIKCPNCGGDIPKLAGERAERVGCPYCGAVSDVALQQVVAQQERMMQSPDIPIGSRGNFDGAEYLCIAYVRRSSDFEGERYSWEEYLLWSQALGYRWLVKDPETGWSWVNSANIAEIDLSGMPGQAGWGGRYFRQRNTNIARVDYVLGEVYWKCEIGETTHVSDYVNGNDVLSREEGAGEVRWSHSAPISWPVIAQAFGLPVGGGGATGGSSGSGCGGTALIVIIVVMVLLICMLGACGSCLGDGSGGSGSSSGSSGFRSGSGVYTGGK from the coding sequence ATGGCCGTCGCCCAAGGCACCTGTCCGAGCTGCGGAGCACCGATCGAGTTCGGGCTCGGCTCCTCCTTGGCCAAGGTATGTGAGTACTGCCGAGCCACGGTGGTGCGATCCGACCGCGGCCTGGAAAACCTCGGCAAGGTAGCCGACTTGGCCATGACGCCGTCGCTGATCGCCGTAGGTGATCAGGGCACGTTGGGCGGCCGTCCCTTCGAGGTACTCGGCCGCGTTCAGCTCGACCACGGCAAGGGACCTTGGGACGAATACTACGTCGCCTTCGACTACGGCCAGAGTTGGGGCTGGCTCGCGTACGCCCAGGGCTACTGGTATGTCACCCAGCAGGTTCCGGGCCTCGGCATTCCGCCCTACGAGGCGCTGCGGCCCGAGATGGATGTCCAACTGGGTCACGCTGGGGTTTTCCGCGTGGCCGAGGTCAAGAGCGGATCCATCGTCAGCGGCGAAGGCGAGCTACCCGGCGCATTCCCACCGGGTTTCGAGCGCTACTACGCCGACGCCTACGGCCAGCAGAACGCCTTCGCGACGCTGGACTACGGCGACAACAGCGGAACCTACTCGGTGTTCACCGGCTGGGTTTTCGACGAGCCCCAGCTACAGGTCACCCAACTCGGCCCGCGCTCCGTCAACAAGGTGAAAGCGGCACAGATCAAGTGCCCCAATTGCGGCGGGGACATCCCGAAGCTCGCCGGGGAACGCGCGGAACGCGTCGGCTGCCCCTACTGCGGGGCGGTCAGCGATGTCGCGCTGCAGCAGGTCGTCGCTCAGCAAGAGCGAATGATGCAGAGCCCGGATATTCCCATCGGGTCCCGGGGAAACTTCGACGGCGCAGAGTACCTGTGCATCGCCTACGTGCGCCGCAGCTCGGACTTCGAGGGCGAGCGCTACAGCTGGGAAGAATACCTGCTCTGGAGCCAAGCGCTCGGCTACCGCTGGTTGGTCAAAGACCCCGAGACGGGATGGAGCTGGGTCAACTCCGCCAACATCGCGGAGATCGACCTCTCGGGCATGCCGGGCCAGGCAGGTTGGGGCGGGCGCTACTTCCGTCAGCGCAACACCAACATCGCTCGCGTGGACTACGTGCTCGGCGAGGTCTACTGGAAGTGTGAGATTGGCGAGACGACTCACGTCAGCGACTACGTCAACGGTAACGACGTTCTGAGTCGCGAGGAGGGCGCCGGCGAGGTGCGCTGGAGTCACTCTGCCCCCATCTCCTGGCCCGTGATTGCGCAGGCCTTCGGGCTGCCCGTGGGCGGCGGGGGCGCCACCGGCGGCTCTAGCGGCAGCGGCTGCGGCGGCACCGCGCTGATCGTGATCATCGTCGTCATGGTCTTGCTGATCTGCATGCTGGGTGCATGCGGCTCGTGTTTGGGCGACGGCTCCGGTGGCAGTGGCAGTAGCAGTGGCAGCAGTGGTTTCCGCAGCGGATCCGGCGTCTACACCGGCGGAAAGTGA